The Streptomyces pactum genome contains a region encoding:
- a CDS encoding trimeric intracellular cation channel family protein: protein MYEQLFSPTVQHTLDLIGIFVFAISGALLAVRKNFDVFGIAVLAEVTALGGGLFRDLVIGAVPPAAFTDLGYFITPLFATLLVFFLHPHVERLQTGVNIFDAAGLGLFCVAGTTKAYDYGLGLTASACLGLATAVGGGVLRDVLANEVPSLLRWDRDLYAVPAIVGATMVALCIRYDALTSFTTGLAVVTAFVLRLLALRFHWRAPRAWNRRSTVSEGE from the coding sequence GTGTACGAGCAACTCTTCAGCCCCACCGTCCAGCACACGCTCGACCTGATCGGCATCTTCGTCTTCGCCATCTCCGGCGCGCTGCTGGCCGTACGCAAGAACTTCGACGTCTTCGGCATCGCCGTCCTCGCCGAGGTCACCGCGCTGGGCGGCGGGCTCTTCCGTGACCTGGTCATCGGTGCCGTACCGCCCGCGGCCTTCACGGACCTGGGGTACTTCATCACCCCGCTCTTCGCCACCCTGCTGGTCTTCTTCCTCCACCCCCACGTGGAGCGCCTCCAGACCGGCGTGAACATCTTCGACGCGGCCGGCCTCGGCCTGTTCTGCGTCGCCGGCACGACCAAGGCGTACGACTACGGGCTCGGCCTGACCGCCTCCGCCTGCCTGGGCCTGGCCACCGCCGTGGGCGGCGGCGTACTGCGGGACGTGCTGGCCAACGAGGTGCCCTCGCTGCTGCGCTGGGACCGCGACCTGTACGCCGTCCCGGCGATCGTCGGCGCCACCATGGTGGCCCTGTGCATCCGCTACGACGCCCTCACCTCATTCACCACCGGGCTCGCGGTCGTCACGGCCTTCGTCCTGCGGCTGCTCGCCCTGCGGTTCCACTGGCGGGCGCCGCGCGCCTGGAACCGGCGGTCGACGGTGTCGGAGGGGGAGTGA
- a CDS encoding dipeptide ABC transporter ATP-binding protein encodes MAIPAQSDGTQSEAAGTATLTKDAAPGETLLKVTGLQKHFPIKKGLLQRQVGAVRAVDGIDFEVRSGETLGVVGESGCGKSTMGRLITRLLEPTAGKVEFQGKDITHLGVGGMRPLRRDVQMIFQDPYSSLNPRHTIGTIISAPFKLQGVEPEGGVKKEVQRLLSVVGLNPEHYNRYPHEFSGGQRQRIGIARALALNPKLVVADEPVSALDVSIQAQVVNLLDDLQQELGLTYVIIAHDLSVVRHVSDRIAVMYLGKIMELADRDLLYKTPMHPYTKALMSAVPIPDPSRKSAKSERILLKGDVPSPIAPPSGCRFHTRCWKATQVCTTTEPPLKELRPGQQVACHHPENFEDQAPQDVVLLSDAKEAAELVSEKALTESAQTSAAVAAEVDAAETEPGTEPAGGTKSAEGPEPAEGTEPAKGEESAEDDGSAEDAGSAEGSKSAEGTKSAGGSESAEDAEPAGDDGPAEDAGAVEDDGPAADAGTAEGTDEEPPAKGK; translated from the coding sequence GTGGCCATCCCTGCGCAGAGCGACGGCACACAGAGCGAGGCCGCCGGCACCGCCACCCTCACCAAGGACGCCGCCCCCGGCGAGACCCTGCTGAAGGTGACCGGGCTGCAGAAGCACTTCCCGATCAAGAAGGGCCTGCTGCAGCGCCAGGTCGGCGCGGTGCGCGCCGTCGACGGCATCGACTTCGAGGTCCGGTCCGGCGAGACCCTCGGTGTCGTGGGCGAGTCGGGCTGCGGCAAGTCGACCATGGGCCGGCTGATCACCCGGCTCCTGGAGCCGACCGCCGGCAAGGTCGAGTTCCAGGGCAAGGACATCACCCACCTCGGGGTCGGCGGCATGCGTCCGCTGCGCCGCGACGTGCAGATGATCTTCCAGGACCCGTACTCCTCGCTGAACCCGCGCCACACCATCGGCACGATCATCAGCGCCCCCTTCAAGCTCCAGGGCGTCGAGCCCGAGGGCGGGGTCAAGAAGGAGGTGCAGCGGCTGCTGTCGGTGGTCGGTCTCAACCCCGAGCACTACAACCGCTACCCGCACGAGTTCTCCGGCGGTCAGCGCCAGCGCATCGGCATCGCCCGCGCGCTCGCGCTCAACCCGAAGCTGGTCGTGGCCGACGAGCCGGTCTCCGCGCTCGACGTGTCGATCCAGGCCCAGGTCGTCAACCTGCTCGACGACCTCCAGCAGGAGCTGGGCCTGACGTACGTGATCATCGCGCACGACCTGTCCGTCGTCCGGCACGTCTCGGACCGGATCGCGGTGATGTACCTCGGCAAGATCATGGAGCTGGCCGACCGCGACCTGCTCTACAAGACGCCGATGCACCCGTACACCAAGGCGCTGATGTCGGCGGTCCCGATCCCGGACCCGTCCCGCAAGTCGGCCAAGAGCGAGCGCATCCTGCTCAAGGGCGACGTGCCCTCGCCGATCGCCCCGCCGAGCGGGTGCCGCTTCCACACCCGGTGCTGGAAGGCGACGCAGGTCTGCACGACGACCGAGCCGCCGCTGAAGGAGCTGCGTCCCGGCCAGCAGGTGGCCTGCCACCACCCGGAGAACTTCGAGGACCAGGCCCCGCAGGACGTCGTCCTGCTCTCCGACGCCAAGGAGGCGGCGGAGCTGGTGTCCGAGAAGGCCCTGACCGAGTCGGCGCAGACCTCGGCGGCGGTCGCCGCGGAGGTCGACGCGGCGGAGACCGAGCCCGGCACGGAGCCGGCCGGGGGCACCAAGTCGGCTGAGGGCCCGGAGCCTGCCGAGGGCACGGAGCCTGCCAAGGGCGAGGAGTCTGCCGAGGACGACGGTTCGGCCGAGGACGCCGGTTCGGCCGAGGGCAGCAAGTCGGCCGAGGGCACCAAGTCGGCTGGGGGCTCGGAATCCGCCGAGGACGCCGAACCCGCCGGGGACGACGGTCCGGCCGAGGACGCCGGTGCGGTCGAAGACGACGGTCCGGCCGCGGACGCCGGTACCGCCGAGGGCACCGACGAGGAGCCTCCCGCCAAGGGGAAGTGA
- a CDS encoding ABC transporter ATP-binding protein, protein MTDLSKSGAAVGEPIGTSPAPSAFLEVRDLKVHFPTDDGLVKSVDGLSFQLEKGKTLGIVGESGSGKSVTSLGIMGLHTAGQYGRRKAQISGEIWLDGTELLSADPDHVRKLRGREMAMIFQDPLSALHPYYTIGQQIVEAYRIHHDVDKKTAKRRAVEMLDRVGIPQPDKRVDSYPHEFSGGMRQRAMIAMSLVNNPELLIADEPTTALDVTVQAQILDLIRDLQTEFGSAVIIITHDLGVVAELADDLLVMYGGRCVERGPAEKVFYEPRHPYTWGLLGSMPRLDRDQQERLIPVKGSPPSLINLPSGCAFNPRCPYADVPKDDVTRTVRPELTEVGSKHWAACHMSQEQRERIWTEEIAPKL, encoded by the coding sequence ATGACCGACCTGAGCAAGAGCGGAGCGGCCGTGGGCGAGCCCATCGGCACCTCGCCCGCGCCGAGCGCCTTCCTGGAAGTACGCGACCTCAAGGTGCACTTCCCGACCGACGACGGCCTGGTCAAGTCCGTGGACGGGCTCAGCTTCCAGTTGGAGAAGGGCAAGACCCTCGGCATCGTGGGCGAGTCCGGCTCCGGGAAGTCGGTGACCTCGCTCGGCATCATGGGCCTGCACACCGCCGGCCAGTACGGCAGGCGCAAGGCTCAGATATCGGGCGAGATCTGGCTGGACGGCACCGAGCTGCTGTCCGCCGACCCCGACCACGTGCGCAAGCTGCGCGGCCGCGAGATGGCGATGATCTTCCAGGATCCGCTGTCCGCGCTGCACCCGTACTACACGATCGGCCAGCAGATCGTGGAGGCGTACCGCATCCACCACGACGTGGACAAGAAGACCGCCAAGCGCCGTGCCGTGGAGATGCTCGACCGCGTCGGCATCCCCCAGCCGGACAAGCGGGTGGACAGCTACCCGCACGAGTTCTCCGGCGGTATGCGCCAGCGCGCGATGATCGCGATGTCGCTGGTCAACAACCCCGAGCTGCTCATCGCGGACGAGCCGACGACCGCCCTGGACGTGACGGTCCAGGCGCAGATCCTCGACCTCATCCGCGACCTGCAGACGGAGTTCGGCTCCGCGGTCATCATCATCACCCACGACCTGGGCGTAGTCGCCGAACTGGCCGACGACCTCCTGGTGATGTACGGCGGCCGGTGCGTGGAGCGGGGCCCGGCGGAGAAGGTGTTCTACGAGCCCCGGCACCCCTACACCTGGGGCCTGCTCGGCTCGATGCCGCGGCTCGACCGCGACCAGCAGGAACGCCTCATCCCGGTCAAGGGCTCCCCGCCCTCTCTCATCAACCTGCCGTCCGGCTGCGCCTTCAACCCGCGCTGCCCGTACGCCGACGTGCCCAAGGACGACGTCACCCGCACGGTCCGCCCCGAGCTGACCGAGGTCGGCAGCAAGCACTGGGCCGCCTGCCACATGTCGCAGGAGCAGCGGGAGCGTATCTGGACCGAAGAGATTGCGCCGAAGCTGTGA
- a CDS encoding ABC transporter permease: MLAYLIRRLFAAAVMLVVIILVVFGIFFLVPKWAGVDVALSFVGKQADPAAVEGVRQKLGLSDPVFVQAWEFFKGIFAGRTYAAGGDVTNCSAPCFGYSFRTEQAVWPVLTERFPVTLALALGAAVLWLIFGLAAGVLSALKRGTLWDRGAMVVALSGVSLPIYFTGLLSLAIFSHGLGWINAEFVPLEDSLSGWLGGMILPWVTLAFLYAAMYARITRATMMEILGEDYIRTARAKGLKEQVVIRKHAMRSTLTPLLTMLGMDLGALMGGAILTETTFSLPGLGQKVLDAIQNQDLPFILGVVLITSLAVLIANLVVDILYAVIDPRVRLA, translated from the coding sequence GTGCTCGCTTATCTCATCAGGCGGCTGTTCGCCGCCGCAGTGATGCTGGTGGTCATCATTCTGGTGGTCTTCGGCATCTTCTTCCTCGTCCCCAAGTGGGCCGGCGTCGACGTCGCCCTGAGCTTCGTGGGCAAGCAGGCGGACCCCGCCGCCGTGGAGGGTGTGCGACAGAAGCTGGGTCTGAGCGACCCGGTCTTCGTCCAGGCCTGGGAGTTCTTCAAGGGCATCTTCGCGGGCCGCACCTACGCGGCCGGTGGTGACGTCACCAACTGCTCCGCGCCGTGCTTCGGTTACTCCTTCCGTACCGAACAGGCCGTCTGGCCGGTGCTGACCGAGCGTTTCCCGGTGACCCTGGCTCTCGCGCTCGGTGCGGCCGTCCTGTGGCTGATCTTCGGCCTCGCCGCCGGTGTGCTCTCCGCGCTCAAGCGGGGCACCCTGTGGGACCGCGGCGCGATGGTCGTCGCGCTGTCGGGTGTCTCCCTGCCCATCTACTTCACCGGCCTGCTCAGCCTGGCGATCTTCTCCCACGGTCTGGGGTGGATCAACGCCGAGTTCGTGCCCCTGGAGGACAGCCTCTCCGGCTGGCTCGGCGGCATGATCCTGCCCTGGGTCACCCTGGCCTTCCTGTACGCCGCGATGTACGCCCGCATCACCCGGGCCACGATGATGGAGATCCTCGGCGAGGACTACATCCGCACCGCGCGTGCCAAGGGCCTCAAGGAACAGGTCGTCATCCGCAAGCACGCCATGCGGTCGACCCTGACCCCGCTGCTCACCATGCTCGGCATGGACCTCGGCGCCCTCATGGGCGGCGCGATCCTGACCGAGACCACGTTCAGCCTCCCCGGCCTCGGCCAGAAGGTTCTGGACGCGATCCAGAACCAGGACCTGCCCTTTATCCTGGGCGTCGTCCTGATCACTTCTCTCGCGGTGCTGATCGCCAACCTCGTGGTGGACATCCTGTACGCCGTGATCGACCCCCGAGTGAGGCTCGCATGA
- a CDS encoding ABC transporter substrate-binding protein: protein MTTQRTSGRRKQALAAAAVVAALLTTAACGGGGDDSNGGSKKNGAADFDKANNKVLRASEAKKGGTLKFASTQDADSWDTTRGYYGFMWNFSRYYSRQLVTNKTEPGAAGAEVTPDLATGLAKVSDDGKTYTYTLRDGITWEDGKPITSKDVKYGIERVWAQDVLSGGPTYLKEVLDPKDEYPGPYKDKSKDKLGLKAIETPDDKTIVFKLPQANSDFEEMLALTSASPVRQDKDTKAKYTLRPFSSGPYKFESYNPGKDLTLVRNTEWNQESDPVRKAYPDKITIKFFSNANELDARLISGDYDLDLAQTGLSPQGRTTALKEHKGNLDNPVSGYIRYASFPQNVKPFDNIHCRKAVLYGADHVSLQTARGGPVAGGDIGTNMLPPSVPGSEGQKYDPYEMAGANKNGNVEKAKEELKACGKPNGFKTTIAVRNNKPVEVATAESLQASLKKVGIDVEIDQYDGAQYASTVGSPSNVKKKGYGIIIMGWGPDFPSVQGYGLPLWHSDYILDSANNNFAMIDDKEIDGLFADYLTQLDDAGKAKIATEINHKVMEGAYYLPFVFEKFINWRSNRLANVYTTDGYSGMYDFVNLGLKSTK, encoded by the coding sequence GTGACTACCCAACGCACCTCAGGGCGGCGCAAGCAGGCTTTGGCCGCTGCCGCAGTGGTCGCCGCGCTGCTGACCACGGCGGCGTGCGGCGGCGGCGGAGACGACAGCAACGGCGGTTCGAAGAAGAACGGCGCCGCCGACTTCGACAAGGCCAACAACAAGGTCCTTCGAGCCTCCGAGGCCAAGAAGGGCGGCACGCTGAAGTTCGCCAGCACGCAGGACGCCGACTCGTGGGACACCACGCGTGGCTACTACGGCTTCATGTGGAACTTCTCCCGCTACTACAGCCGCCAGCTCGTCACGAACAAGACGGAGCCGGGCGCGGCGGGCGCCGAGGTCACCCCCGACCTCGCCACCGGGCTCGCCAAGGTCTCGGACGACGGCAAGACCTACACGTACACCCTGCGTGACGGCATCACCTGGGAGGACGGCAAGCCGATCACCTCCAAGGACGTCAAGTACGGCATCGAGCGCGTCTGGGCGCAGGACGTGCTGTCCGGCGGCCCGACGTACCTCAAGGAGGTGCTCGACCCCAAGGACGAGTACCCCGGTCCGTACAAGGACAAGTCCAAGGACAAGCTGGGCCTGAAGGCGATCGAGACGCCGGACGACAAGACCATCGTCTTCAAGCTCCCGCAGGCCAACTCGGACTTCGAGGAGATGCTCGCGCTGACCTCGGCCTCCCCGGTCCGCCAGGACAAGGACACCAAGGCCAAGTACACGCTGCGCCCGTTCTCCTCGGGCCCGTACAAGTTCGAGTCCTACAACCCGGGCAAGGACCTGACCCTGGTCCGCAACACCGAGTGGAACCAGGAGTCGGACCCGGTCCGCAAGGCGTACCCGGACAAGATCACGATCAAGTTCTTCTCCAACGCCAACGAGCTGGACGCCCGTCTGATCTCCGGTGACTACGACCTGGACCTGGCCCAGACCGGCCTGTCCCCGCAGGGTCGCACCACCGCCCTGAAGGAGCACAAGGGCAACCTGGACAACCCGGTCTCGGGTTACATCCGGTACGCCTCGTTCCCGCAGAACGTGAAGCCGTTCGACAACATCCACTGCCGCAAGGCCGTGCTCTACGGGGCCGACCACGTCTCGCTGCAGACCGCGCGCGGCGGCCCGGTCGCCGGTGGCGACATCGGCACCAACATGCTGCCGCCGTCCGTCCCGGGCTCCGAGGGCCAGAAGTACGACCCGTACGAGATGGCCGGTGCCAACAAGAACGGCAACGTCGAGAAGGCCAAGGAAGAGCTCAAGGCCTGCGGCAAGCCGAACGGCTTCAAGACCACCATCGCCGTCCGCAACAACAAGCCGGTCGAGGTGGCCACCGCCGAGTCGCTCCAGGCGTCGCTGAAGAAGGTCGGCATCGACGTCGAGATCGACCAGTACGACGGCGCCCAGTACGCCAGCACGGTCGGCAGCCCCTCGAACGTGAAGAAGAAGGGCTACGGCATCATCATCATGGGCTGGGGCCCGGACTTCCCGTCCGTCCAGGGCTACGGTCTCCCGCTGTGGCACAGCGACTACATCCTCGACAGCGCGAACAACAACTTCGCGATGATCGACGACAAGGAGATCGACGGTCTGTTCGCGGACTACCTGACCCAGCTCGACGACGCCGGCAAGGCGAAGATCGCCACTGAGATCAACCACAAGGTGATGGAGGGCGCGTACTACCTGCCCTTCGTCTTCGAGAAGTTCATCAACTGGCGCTCCAACCGACTGGCGAACGTGTACACCACCGACGGCTACAGCGGTATGTACGACTTCGTCAACCTCGGCCTGAAGTCCACGAAGTAA
- a CDS encoding ABC transporter permease, protein MTAPLHEPTAEAAPSAAEEAAVAGADTKAVQGRSLGRIAWERLKRDKLALTGGVVVLVLIVIAVLAPAITALYGQDPNSFNEDAIDPLFGTPTGSLGGMSGEHWLGVEPVNGRDIFARIVHGARISLLVGFLSALVAVVLGTILGVLAGFFGGWVDALISRIMDGLLAFPQLLFIIALVSVMPDNMLGLSGTGVRLLMMILVIGFFGWPYIGRVVRGQTLSMREREYVEAARSLGAGRFYILFKELLPNLVAPIIVYTTMMIPTNILTEAALSFLGVGVKPPTSSWGQMLSSAIDYYQSDPMYMVIPGVAIFITVLAFNLFGDGVRDALDPKGSR, encoded by the coding sequence ATGACGGCACCATTGCACGAGCCGACCGCGGAAGCGGCCCCAAGTGCTGCCGAGGAAGCGGCGGTTGCCGGCGCCGACACCAAGGCGGTACAGGGGCGGTCCCTGGGCCGGATCGCCTGGGAGCGCCTGAAACGGGACAAGCTGGCCCTGACGGGCGGCGTCGTGGTGCTCGTCCTCATCGTGATCGCGGTGCTCGCGCCCGCGATCACCGCCCTGTACGGGCAGGATCCCAACTCCTTCAACGAGGACGCGATCGACCCGCTGTTCGGCACCCCCACGGGGTCCCTGGGCGGAATGAGCGGCGAACACTGGCTGGGCGTCGAGCCGGTCAACGGCCGTGACATCTTCGCCCGCATCGTCCACGGTGCCCGGATCTCGCTGCTGGTCGGCTTCCTGTCCGCGCTCGTCGCCGTTGTCCTCGGCACCATCCTGGGTGTGCTGGCCGGCTTCTTCGGCGGCTGGGTCGACGCCCTCATCAGCCGGATCATGGACGGCCTGCTGGCCTTCCCGCAGTTGCTCTTCATCATCGCCCTGGTCTCCGTCATGCCCGACAACATGCTGGGGCTGAGCGGCACGGGCGTGCGCCTGCTCATGATGATCCTGGTCATCGGCTTCTTCGGCTGGCCCTACATCGGTCGCGTGGTCCGCGGCCAGACACTCTCGATGCGTGAACGGGAGTACGTCGAGGCGGCCCGGTCCCTGGGAGCCGGACGGTTCTACATCCTGTTCAAGGAACTGCTGCCCAACCTGGTGGCGCCGATCATCGTCTACACCACGATGATGATCCCCACCAACATCCTGACCGAGGCGGCACTCAGCTTCCTGGGCGTGGGCGTCAAGCCGCCCACCTCCTCCTGGGGGCAGATGCTCTCGAGCGCGATCGACTACTACCAGTCCGATCCCATGTACATGGTGATCCCGGGTGTGGCGATCTTCATCACCGTTCTTGCCTTCAACCTCTTCGGTGACGGCGTACGCGACGCGCTGGACCCGAAGGGCTCCCGCTGA
- a CDS encoding enhanced serine sensitivity protein SseB C-terminal domain-containing protein, translating into MSASGTTTGQVEHMLRQVTPGRYDAYEALLRALATPASGQVWMLLWHGQAGSPDAQYGNMEVDGYGYAPCVTSAQELSASGWNRSYEVVEGLEVARALYPDHYGLWLNPHAPGGGVGIPWLDLRRIASGLDRQPAGPLRLSEPAIEIPQFYALLAQNAHRTPAVRALRRAWVQPALGAPYLAIGLDVYDTSPPAVDAVRGMMQQSVGAVPDGLPVSTVAMTDTHDPVALWLRAHARPFYDREAHAAAPAQAPAGGYGYPPAGGRY; encoded by the coding sequence GTGAGCGCCAGCGGCACCACGACCGGACAGGTCGAGCACATGCTGCGCCAGGTGACGCCCGGGCGCTACGACGCCTACGAGGCCCTGCTGCGCGCGCTCGCCACCCCCGCCTCCGGCCAGGTCTGGATGCTGCTCTGGCACGGCCAGGCCGGTTCCCCGGACGCCCAGTACGGGAACATGGAGGTCGACGGCTACGGCTACGCGCCCTGCGTCACCTCCGCCCAGGAGCTCTCGGCCAGCGGCTGGAACCGGTCGTACGAGGTGGTCGAGGGACTGGAGGTGGCCCGCGCCCTCTACCCGGACCACTACGGCCTCTGGCTCAACCCGCACGCCCCCGGCGGCGGCGTCGGCATCCCCTGGCTGGACCTGCGCCGCATCGCCTCCGGTCTGGACCGCCAGCCCGCCGGACCCCTGCGCCTGTCCGAACCGGCCATCGAGATCCCCCAGTTCTACGCCCTGCTCGCGCAGAACGCCCACCGCACCCCGGCGGTCCGCGCGCTGCGCCGCGCCTGGGTGCAGCCGGCGCTCGGCGCGCCGTACCTCGCCATCGGCCTCGACGTGTACGACACCTCACCGCCGGCCGTCGACGCGGTGCGCGGGATGATGCAGCAGTCCGTCGGCGCCGTGCCGGACGGGCTGCCGGTGTCGACGGTGGCGATGACCGACACCCACGACCCGGTCGCCCTGTGGCTGCGCGCCCACGCCCGCCCCTTCTACGACCGTGAGGCCCACGCGGCCGCCCCCGCCCAGGCACCCGCGGGCGGTTACGGATACCCTCCGGCCGGGGGCCGGTACTGA
- a CDS encoding enhanced serine sensitivity protein SseB, which translates to MDIPGDLPADFSAGFPAQAHPHSHGGWPGNELEEVLSASLGVPGAGGRIVEVLGRSFVWIPLPNGGGPNSGPLDLPSLEIEGQAYVPVFSSEEQLRQVAGAQMAYTVAPAAEFARGLPPQIGIAVNPDGVLGVPLPPPAVAELCRAGRTPLDGPASGGRVRLFEPDWQDDPVEFLAAASAEFAAVGVVRTARRCLAAVETADPVMFVGVELTHWEGDARAVPLEALGRALATAPLKCQVNLVLLEAAQDPVCDWMRARVRPFYDRES; encoded by the coding sequence ATGGACATCCCAGGGGACCTCCCGGCGGACTTCTCCGCCGGATTCCCGGCGCAGGCGCACCCCCACTCCCACGGCGGGTGGCCCGGCAACGAGCTGGAGGAGGTGCTGTCCGCCTCCCTCGGCGTGCCGGGTGCCGGCGGCCGGATCGTGGAGGTGCTCGGCCGCAGCTTCGTGTGGATACCGCTGCCGAACGGCGGCGGCCCGAACAGCGGCCCCCTCGACCTGCCCTCGCTGGAGATCGAGGGCCAGGCCTACGTGCCGGTGTTCAGCTCCGAGGAGCAGCTCCGCCAGGTCGCCGGCGCGCAGATGGCGTACACCGTCGCCCCCGCCGCGGAGTTCGCCCGCGGCCTGCCCCCGCAGATCGGCATCGCCGTGAACCCGGACGGCGTTCTCGGCGTCCCGCTGCCGCCGCCGGCCGTGGCCGAGCTGTGCCGGGCCGGCCGCACCCCGCTGGACGGTCCCGCGTCCGGCGGCCGGGTCCGCCTCTTCGAGCCGGACTGGCAGGACGACCCGGTGGAGTTCCTGGCCGCGGCCTCCGCCGAGTTCGCCGCCGTCGGCGTCGTCCGCACCGCCCGCCGCTGCCTCGCCGCCGTCGAGACCGCCGACCCCGTCATGTTCGTCGGCGTCGAACTCACCCACTGGGAGGGCGACGCCCGTGCCGTCCCCCTGGAGGCCCTTGGACGGGCCCTGGCCACAGCGCCCCTGAAGTGCCAGGTCAACCTCGTCCTGCTGGAGGCGGCCCAGGACCCGGTCTGCGACTGGATGCGCGCACGTGTCCGACCGTTCTACGACCGGGAGTCGTGA
- a CDS encoding AAA family ATPase gives MNRTTAYATSSGLALTKQPVAPAPQACAEMPAPVVRDLRDRGGRSPHALLFGPRDLVVITGLPGSGKSTLMRRAVRGPRIDSQDTRDRWDRRMPRFLPYGLYRPFVRLAHYAGLRSALRSGEGVVVHDCGTQAWVRGWLAREARRRDGILHLLLLDVDPDEALAGQRERGRGVSRYAFRRHRTANTRLLRAVTEGTLPAGCTSAILLDRAAADTLRRIAFTG, from the coding sequence GTGAACAGGACCACGGCGTACGCCACGAGCTCGGGTCTCGCGCTGACCAAGCAGCCGGTCGCCCCGGCACCTCAGGCGTGCGCCGAAATGCCCGCACCCGTCGTCCGCGACCTGCGGGACCGGGGCGGCCGCAGCCCGCACGCCCTGCTCTTCGGACCCCGGGACCTGGTGGTGATCACCGGCCTGCCCGGCAGCGGCAAGTCCACGCTGATGCGGCGCGCCGTGCGCGGACCGCGCATCGACTCACAGGACACCCGCGACCGCTGGGACCGCCGAATGCCGCGCTTCCTGCCGTACGGGCTCTACCGCCCCTTCGTCCGCCTCGCCCACTACGCCGGACTGCGCAGCGCGCTGCGCTCCGGCGAGGGGGTCGTCGTGCACGACTGCGGCACCCAGGCCTGGGTGCGCGGCTGGCTGGCTCGCGAGGCCCGCCGCCGGGACGGCATCCTGCACCTGCTGCTGCTCGACGTCGACCCCGACGAGGCCCTGGCCGGCCAGCGCGAGCGCGGCCGGGGCGTGTCGCGGTACGCCTTCCGGCGGCACCGCACGGCCAACACCCGCCTGCTGCGCGCGGTGACCGAGGGCACCCTGCCCGCCGGCTGCACCTCGGCGATCCTGCTGGACCGGGCGGCGGCGGACACGCTGCGCCGGATCGCCTTCACGGGGTGA
- the gcvT gene encoding glycine cleavage system aminomethyltransferase GcvT — protein MSSTELRRTALDATHRALGATMTDFAGWDMPLRYGSERDEHLAVRSRAGLFDLSHMGEITVTGPRAAELLDFALVGNIGSVKPGRARYTMICREDGGILDDLIVYRLGETEYMVVANASNAQVVLDALTERAAGFDAEVRDDRDAYALLAVQGPESPAIVKSLTDADLDGLKYYAGLPGTVAGVPALIARTGYTGEDGFELFVKPEDAVELWRALTEAGEGAGLVPCGLSCRDTLRLEAGMPLYGHELTTALTPFDAGLGRVVKFEKEGDFVGRAALTEAASRAEQNPPRVLVGLVAEGRRVPRAGYRVVAGTEVIGEVTSGAPSPTLGKPIAMAYVDPAHAAPGTAGVGVDIRGSHEPYEVVALPFYKRQK, from the coding sequence ATGAGCAGTACAGAACTCCGCCGTACCGCGCTCGATGCCACGCATCGCGCGCTGGGCGCGACGATGACCGACTTCGCGGGCTGGGACATGCCCCTGCGCTACGGCTCCGAGCGGGACGAGCACCTCGCCGTGCGCTCCCGGGCCGGTCTCTTCGACCTCTCGCACATGGGCGAGATCACCGTCACCGGTCCGCGCGCCGCCGAGCTGCTGGACTTCGCGCTGGTCGGCAACATCGGCAGCGTGAAGCCGGGCCGCGCCCGCTACACCATGATCTGCCGCGAGGACGGCGGCATCCTGGACGACCTGATCGTCTACCGCCTGGGCGAGACCGAGTACATGGTGGTCGCCAACGCCTCCAACGCCCAGGTGGTGCTGGACGCGCTGACCGAGCGGGCCGCCGGCTTCGACGCCGAGGTCCGCGACGACCGCGACGCGTACGCGCTGCTCGCCGTGCAGGGCCCCGAGTCCCCGGCCATCGTGAAGAGCCTCACCGACGCCGACCTGGACGGCCTGAAGTACTACGCCGGGCTGCCCGGCACCGTGGCCGGCGTCCCGGCGCTCATCGCGCGCACCGGCTACACCGGCGAGGACGGCTTCGAGCTGTTCGTGAAGCCGGAGGACGCCGTGGAGCTGTGGCGGGCGCTGACCGAGGCGGGCGAGGGCGCCGGGCTGGTCCCGTGCGGCCTGTCCTGCCGGGACACGCTCCGCCTGGAGGCGGGCATGCCGCTGTACGGGCACGAGCTGACGACCGCGCTGACGCCCTTCGACGCCGGGCTCGGCCGGGTGGTGAAGTTCGAGAAGGAGGGTGACTTCGTCGGGCGCGCCGCGCTGACCGAGGCCGCTTCCCGGGCCGAGCAGAACCCTCCCCGCGTCCTGGTCGGCCTGGTCGCCGAGGGCCGCCGGGTGCCGCGCGCCGGGTACCGGGTCGTCGCCGGCACGGAGGTGATCGGCGAGGTCACCTCCGGCGCCCCGTCCCCGACGCTGGGCAAGCCGATCGCCATGGCGTACGTCGACCCCGCGCACGCGGCGCCGGGCACCGCGGGCGTCGGTGTGGACATCCGGGGCAGCCACGAGCCGTACGAGGTCGTGGCGCTGCCGTTCTACAAGCGCCAGAAGTAG